The genome window AAATTCTTTCTCTCTATACTGCTGCTGCAGGAGCACGTTAGAGACATGAAAAGTACTTAAAGTCTTTTCCAACATATCTTCCTCAGTGATAGCCTCCCCACAAAGTTTCATTCGGGAGCTAATTCTAGACACTGTAGAGTTATACTCAGCAACCGTCTTAAAATCCTGGATTCTCAAGTATGTCCATTTATAATGACCTTTTGGAAGAATCACTGTTTTCTGGTGATTATATATGTTTCTCAGTGCATCTGAGAGAGTTACTGGATCTTTAACTGTTATATACTTGCACTTTAATCCTTCATCAAGGTGGCAACGAATAAAAATCATGGCTTTCGCCCGCTTGAGAGGATGCATTGTTTCCCTCCTTGATGGTTTCTCCAAGATTTCCTGCCTCCAAATAGATCTTGGCATCCACTACCCAGGTAAGGTAGTTTTTCCCAGTGATATCTagggcaacaaaatcaagttttatcaagttcatcatttttctgaaagaaaaatgagatgtttaagaacttgcaataatatgaaTTCTAAAGGAATGTAGTGTTAGGACTTCtagttcttacaaatttttcattttgaactTTAAGCCAAAATTATACACACTGGAAACTTCAAACTCGAGATTTACATAATTTAAACATTAATaagcgattataccgcaccacttAAACAGCATGAATATGCAGTGCAGgatgggcgattataccgcaccacctaaaattgcagtaaaattaaatatgcagtTCAAGATGGGAGATTGTACCACACCATCTaaaattgcagtaaaattaacGTAAATAAACACTAGGTTAGCAATCAGGAGCTACActaaacaagaaatcaaaaattaaacaattgTTAAATTAAGGACTAGGAGAAGGCATGGTGCTAGCAACTCCTGGCAAGGAAACACCAAGCAGGTGAGGCAGAGAAAGAACAGGAACAATAAGATCCTAGGAAGAAGCATTTTGGGCGAAGGAAATGAAAACTGACTAGGGTTAGAGAGTCGTATTGATAACATATTATAAATAGGTAAAAAGTGAGAGATTTGCTAGAGATAGAAACGAAACAGATGCAGTGTATCACACAAAGTATGTAGGTAAAAGAGAGGAGGGGGATAATGGTATTATTGTATTTCACTCTTGATTTGGTGTGTTGTAATGAGGTTACAAACATCCCTCTATTTATAGGGATTTTCATCCGACAACTTCTTTACATGCATGGAGAAAAACTTACTATGCTACAACTTTTACTAAACACAAACTTACCGCCTTAGGACTTTTACCAAAAACTTTAAGGTTGTCACTAAAAGTCTAACTTGGTTTGCTACCTTACATTTGGGGCATTCACACTAAGTTCCATATCACAACCTCCCATTTTCACACACCATttatgtattatttattttagtgATATTGTTAATCCATAAGAAACATTCCGCAAGAAAAATTTTGTCAGAAAGGAAATTGTAATCGTGACAGGAAAAACATGAAAGAATATGCATCATATAGGAACGGCGCACCACAAATTTTGGAAGTAGCTGCCCTGTGTTTTTCTTAATATTTagactttttagccaaaatagtctctaagatttgcataacttatcactttggtcctcgagattgtctatcatcaatcatttctatttttctgtgaattattatgttaaataaggattaaaatgacaaaaatacctttaatttaataaacaataggccaaaatgatttgacaaaaattaaggatatttttgtcatttttgtcattttattcttatttaatagagatttttcacggaataatgattgatggtggacaatcacGTTGACcaattctatcgatttcaaatatCAAGAACCAaggtgatgagttatgcaaatctcatggaccattgtGGCTAAAAAGTCTAGTATTTACAAGGGTTTGGTTAAAACTCATGAGAAGTGGAGAGAAGCATCTTTTATCCTGAACTATTTTTTAGAACCCACAGCCCAGACAAACACATGCACAGAGGCATGCGTAACTCACCACATTCAAGGCTGAAGCATACGGTGAAACCAAATATCTTCGACCACCGGTGGGATATCGTATGCGATATGGCAGATTGCACCAGCTAGGCCCGATCAGTTTTGTTACTCTTAGAGCTCCAGATACGGAGATAAACCACTCCAAACATAAATGTATTCAGACAGTAGACTATAGACATCGTAAACACTTACGAGAAAGATAATATGTTTGGCATTAATACTACTTAGAAGAGACTACAGAAGCATAATAACCAAACCTTGAAGAAGGGGTAACAACATTTAACTTATCATGCTAGAAAACCGCAACAAGTAACACATCAAATCACCATATCATGCTAGAAAACATACGTAGTATGTACAAAAAGAGAGGGTACCGCATGCGATCAGATATTGTCAAGAATTTAAACTACAACATTACGAAGTTATTCATAATTCTATCAAAAAGTCATTATAAGAAATGAGCTCCTCCAAAACTTAACTTGCATCCAATAAGTAGCGAATCAAAATTCCACTTGTTCCCTATCAGCGAAACTTGAAACCTGCAGACCCTTTCAATGGATAATTAAACATGAGAATATGCTCATACTGGTCATACACTTTGCTATTGAAAAGATACATAGCAATCATAAAATGGATCTACTTGCTAACACTTGTCTTATAGTTTCAACCCGCaatttcaaataatttataTGACACCATAGATTCTTCAACTTTCAAGACAGTAACATAATCCTAAACAGATCAAAGTGATTAATGAATTGTGGCACAATTTGAAGCAACACATCCATTCTTTGTTATTGAAAATAATCTAATGTTTTGAAGGATTAACAATTACAGCTTCTGAAAGCATAGGCCACAGCCACCCCAGGGGGCAGCAGTCTTTCATGCGTAATCCTACAGTAGCATACTTCAAGAAATTGCATTCTTATAGTAGTTAATTTCTGGTCTATAGCATGAAACTGCAGAAAAATAAGTGTGTGCCTCCTCTCGAAATATACAAATGCACCCCCGAATTTCTATTCCCTATCATACCCATAAAACACATACAAGCGAGAGAACATTCAAATAAAGAGAAATGATTGCTgagaaaattcagaaaaaatAACGGGTACTGAAACTCACTTACCTGCCTCAACGGTGACCAGCAAGTCTCTCAAAAGTCTTGTTTAATTGAAGCTAATTTTAGAAGAACAAAGGACAATCAAAATCGTGGTTCACGAATCCAATTCCCCTTTCTCTGCTATCCCTAAccgaaatgaaatgaaatgaagtacaaaaatcacaggaaagagagagagagtcacaATACCTCTtgctctctcactctctcttaaACTTGCTCTCTGTGTTCTCGTCTGCAACTTCTAGGGTTAACGGAAAACACAATACATTTGTTGCTTATGTGTTAACTCTTAGTGAGACAGGAGATAAGAGAAGGATATTAAAGTGGAACAATAGATTACTAGCAACAATCCCAGCCCTTTTACTATAAATATGATTATCTCAGCGCATCTTTATCTGTTTGTTAGAAAATAAGCTGAGGAAAAAATCTGCTTTTATTACCACTTCAGTGCTCAAACTTGACCagaaaatttgtttttcttgaCTTCACTAGTATCACCAGCTCTCGAAACTGGTCAGATTGGAAGCAGGAAATGCATGATATAACATGGGTGGTGCTATACAaacacccatttttacctctcacacgcCCGTCTCAATTTCCGGCTgttagatcgaatgaattgatgAAGATCAATGGACGAAAAttacaagggtgtgtgagaggtaaaaaggggtgtgtgaatagcactaccctATAACATTTAGGGACCCTAACATTTAATTAAGACTCCGAAAGAGagtacttaaaacaaaattccTACTTATAAAAATTCTGCAAGATGTTTCAAaccttacaaataaagaagatcACATTTGCCTAATAACTACTAACTGCACTGAGTTCATTGTGATTTCAAATCCATTTGAGATTTTGAATGCATATATTTGGCGGCTTTGCATTCACAATAAATGGAGTATTCTCTCTATATTACTTACGTATTCATCAAAGCattgcaaaaacacaaacaaaatgaaagtgTCAACATGTATCAAATGGACATGGAAGCAAGCTGACGAAAATAACTTATAAAACGGACTGAcaagaacaattttttttctttctattttctggTCTCAAATGACTACATTATCCAATTCATTGATTCTGGATGGATCACAAGCAATTACATGTGCAACAACGAGAGAAAGTTAAAGGAACAAATACCTTTTAATTTGTATACAGATCTCATGCTACAAAACATTAGCTTCCTCTTAATGTAATCTTTCTCTTACCAAAAACTAATGGACTATcaaaacatcaacaaatttgtaGCTGTCCCAACAACAAAAGGCTCCATTAATAACCGAGTCAAGAAGTAAAAAACAACACCCAAAATGATAGATATGGGCAGAGCCGGCAAAGCTCGATGGTACACTGACAACAAAATAAGAGTGCACCCAAGTCCCGAAATAATGGCAAGATAACAGGCATACACAGTCATAAGGTCATACATTGCAGCTCTGCCCACAAGAACACTGTAGAAAACGAAATCCCCTAGACCAAGTTTAATACCTTTACTGAACATTTCGCTACCTTCCCTCCTCGATTGCTCTCTCTCATTCTCCAATACTGTCGTTTCAACAAGAGGAGACATTTCCTCACTAATAATTTCAGAAGCCCCACTGCCATATTGTGTAGCTCTATCAGACTGAACAATCATACTCGAATATCTTGAAGAACCACTACTTGGCGACGGCCTACCCCATGAATTATCCTCCAATAGTAATCTCTCCCCTTCATCTCTATTACCCTCACCTTCCTCGTTCGCGACCTCAACATCAACAGCGGTATACTCAGAATTACCACCATTTTCATTCTCATTTTGATTCCCATTGCCCCTGGGGACTGCCTGAAGCTCCACAGACCCAGAATCCGAAACCCCAGCaaccaaaagctccaaaccGGTCCCACGACGCCCAGAATTTGGCACAGTTGGGCGGGCCTCGTAAATCAAAGCTGGGAGCTCTTCATCCCGGCTAGAGGCCAACTCCACCAAGAGCTTAAGTGGGCCGCCCGGTGCCAGCACGGCCACCAAATCATAGACGGCCAGCGCCACAAGCAAAACCCAAGTCGTCCATTCGGGCAACTTGGTAAACCAAGCCGCCACAATAATCCCCAAAGAAACCATATAAGCTTGGCGTAGAAAAATGGGAACACCGCCGGAGAAGACGGACAAGACGCCCACAACAGTGAAATTGAAAAGCAGCAAAAAGCAAGTAATGGAGTCGATGGGTATGGAGAAATGCTGGACAATGGACAAGAAAATCGAACCTCCCATGGTGCCCAGCACGAAAAAGGCGGAGAAGCGCATGTAGTTCTTCAAGAAGTTGGTGAAGTTGTAGTAGTAGAGGAGGACGAGGAGGAAGGTGACGACGGCGATGAGGACGACGAAGACCAGGGCGTTGAGGAGGGCGCCTTCGAGCTTTTGGGCGGCGGAATCGGTGGGGGTCTCGAGGTAGACGAGGTTGGCGGCGGTGCGGATCGGAGGAGCGGAGGCGGAGAAGGGattggagggagagagagcgtAGACTAAGAGAACAACAAGAAGCATGCAGATCGAGACTGGGGACATGACGCCGATGATCTCGACGCCGATCGACTCTAGGATGCTCGACTCCATCCTGGGATTTCGACGGTTGGGGCTTTCCGTCGAGCACTTGGTAGGCGTGGAGCTGTGGGTGTGAGTTTGGTTACCGCATTTTCCTTTCGTGGGAGTTTTAGGTTAAATTATAAACCACAATCTACAAATAAAATAAGCACTCAGGATATTCTAACTTGTGGCGGACAAGTTACCACTCAAAATTCTCAGTACGTAATTTCATGATTATGATTGGAAATGATCATTTAATAGATCATTCTGTAAAATCTGTTTTTCAgaagaaaattgttattagttcttcaaaCATCTTAAATAGATTATTCGTTTAGTCCGTTAAATGCAACATTTGAGTTGACTCAGCAATAATTTCACATAATTGAGTCTTTCACTTTGTAGATCAAGATCATCTTTACaaaacttcatccaaatcagaATGTATTTTAGAATCGGTTTGAttcaaaaaaattttaaaattgaatgTAAAATCAAACCAAACGAAATTAGGCGGTCTGATtagttgggttttttttattttgttggcaGAAACACACCTCTCCACCTAGTTATGACTTCAAGTGCATGTTTTGATaaaattttgggtaaattacaccaAATTACCTCAATTATAGGTCGAAGcacaatctcataccttatatttaaaaaattataatgtcatacctcatcttacga of Malus sylvestris chromosome 6, drMalSylv7.2, whole genome shotgun sequence contains these proteins:
- the LOC126626600 gene encoding presenilin-like protein At1g08700, encoding MESSILESIGVEIIGVMSPVSICMLLVVLLVYALSPSNPFSASAPPIRTAANLVYLETPTDSAAQKLEGALLNALVFVVLIAVVTFLLVLLYYYNFTNFLKNYMRFSAFFVLGTMGGSIFLSIVQHFSIPIDSITCFLLLFNFTVVGVLSVFSGGVPIFLRQAYMVSLGIIVAAWFTKLPEWTTWVLLVALAVYDLVAVLAPGGPLKLLVELASSRDEELPALIYEARPTVPNSGRRGTGLELLVAGVSDSGSVELQAVPRGNGNQNENENGGNSEYTAVDVEVANEEGEGNRDEGERLLLEDNSWGRPSPSSGSSRYSSMIVQSDRATQYGSGASEIISEEMSPLVETTVLENEREQSRREGSEMFSKGIKLGLGDFVFYSVLVGRAAMYDLMTVYACYLAIISGLGCTLILLSVYHRALPALPISIILGVVFYFLTRLLMEPFVVGTATNLLMF
- the LOC126625407 gene encoding uncharacterized protein LOC126625407, with product MHPLKRAKAMIFIRCHLDEGLKCKYITVKDPVTLSDALRNIYNHQKTVILPKGHYKWTYLRIQDFKTVAEYNSTVSRISSRMKLCGEAITEEDMLEKTLSTFHVSNVLLQQQYREKEFIEYNQLISVLLVIEQNNELLMKNHQSRLIGLTPFSEVNAASLKKNTTFSHSNNYRRRRGHK